In Hallerella succinigenes, the following are encoded in one genomic region:
- the rbfA gene encoding 30S ribosome-binding factor RbfA gives MPRNSHSHSNRRVPRTVRLDEQFREEISKLLMKGLKDPRIGFVTISRVEITNDLSYAKVFISVLGSDREKAASLIGLRNSAGFIRTYLGKALKIRKIPQLSFLLDESLDHAMHIEEILAELKEQGEL, from the coding sequence ATGCCTCGTAATTCTCACAGCCATTCCAACCGCCGTGTACCGCGTACTGTCCGCTTGGACGAACAGTTCCGCGAAGAAATCAGCAAGCTCCTGATGAAGGGCTTGAAGGATCCGCGGATCGGTTTTGTAACGATTAGCCGTGTGGAAATCACGAACGATCTGAGCTATGCGAAAGTCTTTATTTCCGTGCTCGGTTCCGATCGTGAAAAGGCGGCGTCCTTGATTGGACTCCGCAATTCCGCGGGTTTTATTCGCACGTACCTCGGCAAGGCCTTGAAAATTCGCAAGATCCCACAGCTCTCGTTCCTGTTGGACGAAAGCCTCGATCATGCGATGCATATCGAAGAAATTCTCGCCGAATTAAAGGAACAGGGTGAACTCTAA